The following proteins are co-located in the Helicoverpa armigera isolate CAAS_96S chromosome 23, ASM3070526v1, whole genome shotgun sequence genome:
- the LOC110378654 gene encoding uncharacterized protein LOC110378654: MTCSRALALLALVALTQQATTVCKNCIMLGKEEKAMFRAHSAACAEQSRVAPRQLDALLAGRLHDSPALRRHVYCVLLKCKLVGKDGKLHKAAVLGKIAARPDAKNATKVLESCADQAGDSPEDLAWNLFRCGYDKKALLFDYMPTNVAADVDNTS, encoded by the exons ATGACTTGCTCTCGTGCGCTGGCGCTGCTCGCGCTCGTCGCTCTCACGCAACAG GCAACAACAGTATGCAAGAATTGTATA ATGCTGGGTAAGGAGGAGAAGGCGATGTTCCGCGCGCACTCGGCGGCGTGCGCGGAGCAGTCGCGCGTGGCGCCGCGGCAGCTGGACGCGCTGCTGGCGGGCCGCCTGCACGACTCGCCCGCGCTGCGCCGCCACGTCTACTGCGTGCTGCTCAAGTGCAAGCTGGTGGGCAAGGACGGCAAGCTGCACAAGGCCGCCGTGCTCGGCAAGATCGCCGCCAGGCCTGATGCTAAGAACGCTACCAAG GTCCTGGAGAGCTGCGCAGACCAGGCGGGCGACTCGCCCGAGGACCTGGCGTGGAACCTGTTCCGCTGCGGCTACGACAAGAAGGCGCTGCTCTTCGACTACATGCCCACCAACGTGGCGGCCGACGTCGACAACACCTCCTAG